A single genomic interval of Heliangelus exortis chromosome 11, bHelExo1.hap1, whole genome shotgun sequence harbors:
- the TPM1 gene encoding tropomyosin alpha-1 chain isoform X17, with protein MDAIKKKMQMLKLDKENALDRAEQAEADKKAAEERSKQLEDDIVQLEKQLRVTEDKRDEVLEELHKSEDSLLSAEENAAKAESDVASLNRRIQLVEEELDRAQERLATALQKLEEAEKAADESERGMKVIENRAQKDEEKMEIQEIQLKEAKHIAEEADRKYEEVARKLVIIESDLERAEERAELSESQVRQLEEQLRIMDQALKALMAAEVKYSQKEDKYEEEIKVLTDKLKEAETRAEFAERSVTKLEKSIDDLEDELYAQKLKYKAISEELDHALNDMTSM; from the exons ATGGATGCCATCAAGAAGAAGATGCAGATGCTGAAACTGGACAAGGAGAACGCCTTGGACAGAGCCGAACAAGCCGAAGCGGATAAGAAAGCAGCGGAGGAAAGAAGCAAACAG TTAGAGGATGACATTGTGCAATTGGAAAAGCAATTGCGTGTGACGGAGGATAAAAGGGACGAAGTGCTGGAAGAGCTACACAAGTCTGAGGATAGCCTCCTCTCTGCAGAGGAGAATGCTGCCAAG GCTGAGAGCGACGTGGCTTCTCTCAACAGACGCATCCAGCTGGTTGAGGAAGAGTTGGATCGGGCTCAGGAGCGCTTGGCTACTGCCCTGCagaagctggaggaggctgagaaggCTGCAGATGAGAGTGAGAG AGGAATGAAGGTCATTGAAAACAGAGCCCAGAAGGatgaggagaaaatggaaatccAAGAGATCCAGCTTAAAGAAGCAAAGCACATTGCTGAAGAGGCTGACCGCAAGTATGAAGAG GTGGCTCGTAAGCTTGTGATCATTGAGAGTGACCTGGAGCGGGCTGAAGAACGTGCTGAGCTATCAGAAAG CCAAGTCCGACAGCTGGAAGAACAGTTAAGAATAATGGATCAGGCCTTGAAAGCATTAATGGCTGCAGAGGTTAAG TACTCacagaaagaagacaaatatGAAGAGGAGATTAAAGTCCTGACTGACAAACTGAAGGAG GCTGAAACCCGTGCTGAATTTGCTGAGAGGTCAGTAACCAAGCTGGAGAAGAGCATTGATGACCTAGAAG ATGAGCTATATGCTCAGAAACTGAAGTACAAAGCCATCAGTGAGGAGCTGGACCACGCTCTCAACGATATGACTTCCATGTAA
- the TPM1 gene encoding tropomyosin alpha-1 chain isoform X19: protein MDAIKKKMQMLKLDKENALDRAEQAEADKKAAEERSKQLEDDIVQLEKQLRVTEDKRDEVLEELHKSEDSLLSAEENAAKLEDELVALQKKLKATEDELDKYSESLKDAQEKLELADKKATDAESDVASLNRRIQLVEEELDRAQERLATALQKLEEAEKAADESERGMKVIENRAQKDEEKMEIQEIQLKEAKHIAEEADRKYEEVARKLVIIESDLERAEERAELSESKCAELEEELKTVTNNLKSLEAQAEKYSQKEDKYEEEIKVLTDKLKEAETRAEFAERSVTKLEKSIDDLEDELYAQKLKYKAISEELDHALNDMTSM, encoded by the exons ATGGATGCCATCAAGAAGAAGATGCAGATGCTGAAACTGGACAAGGAGAACGCCTTGGACAGAGCCGAACAAGCCGAAGCGGATAAGAAAGCAGCGGAGGAAAGAAGCAAACAG TTAGAGGATGACATTGTGCAATTGGAAAAGCAATTGCGTGTGACGGAGGATAAAAGGGACGAAGTGCTGGAAGAGCTACACAAGTCTGAGGATAGCCTCCTCTCTGCAGAGGAGAATGCTGCCAAG CTGGAGGACGAGCTGGTGGCTCTACAAAAGAAGCTGAAGGCCACTGAAGATGAGCTGGACAAATACTCCGAGTCCCTTAAAGATGCACAGGAAAAGTTGGAACTGGCTGACAAAAAGGCCACAGAT GCTGAGAGCGACGTGGCTTCTCTCAACAGACGCATCCAGCTGGTTGAGGAAGAGTTGGATCGGGCTCAGGAGCGCTTGGCTACTGCCCTGCagaagctggaggaggctgagaaggCTGCAGATGAGAGTGAGAG AGGAATGAAGGTCATTGAAAACAGAGCCCAGAAGGatgaggagaaaatggaaatccAAGAGATCCAGCTTAAAGAAGCAAAGCACATTGCTGAAGAGGCTGACCGCAAGTATGAAGAG GTGGCTCGTAAGCTTGTGATCATTGAGAGTGACCTGGAGCGGGCTGAAGAACGTGCTGAGCTATCAGAAAG CAAATGTGCTGAGCTTGAAGAGGAGTTGAAAACTGTGACCAACAACCTGAAGTCGCTGGAGGCTCAGGCTGAGAAG TACTCacagaaagaagacaaatatGAAGAGGAGATTAAAGTCCTGACTGACAAACTGAAGGAG GCTGAAACCCGTGCTGAATTTGCTGAGAGGTCAGTAACCAAGCTGGAGAAGAGCATTGATGACCTAGAAG ATGAGCTATATGCTCAGAAACTGAAGTACAAAGCCATCAGTGAGGAGCTGGACCACGCTCTCAACGATATGACTTCCATGTAA
- the TPM1 gene encoding tropomyosin alpha-1 chain isoform X8 — MDAIKKKMQMLKLDKENALDRAEQAEADKKAAEERSKQLEDELVALQKKLKATEDELDKYSESLKDAQEKLELADKKATDAESDVASLNRRIQLVEEELDRAQERLATALQKLEEAEKAADESERGMKVIENRAQKDEEKMEIQEIQLKEAKHIAEEADRKYEEVARKLVIIESDLERAEERAELSESKCAELEEELKTVTNNLKSLEAQAEKYSQKEDKYEEEIKVLTDKLKEAETRAEFAERSVTKLEKSIDDLEDELYAQKLKYKAISEELDHALNDMTSM, encoded by the exons ATGGATGCCATCAAGAAGAAGATGCAGATGCTGAAACTGGACAAGGAGAACGCCTTGGACAGAGCCGAACAAGCCGAAGCGGATAAGAAAGCAGCGGAGGAAAGAAGCAAACAG CTGGAGGACGAGCTGGTGGCTCTACAAAAGAAGCTGAAGGCCACTGAAGATGAGCTGGACAAATACTCCGAGTCCCTTAAAGATGCACAGGAAAAGTTGGAACTGGCTGACAAAAAGGCCACAGAT GCTGAGAGCGACGTGGCTTCTCTCAACAGACGCATCCAGCTGGTTGAGGAAGAGTTGGATCGGGCTCAGGAGCGCTTGGCTACTGCCCTGCagaagctggaggaggctgagaaggCTGCAGATGAGAGTGAGAG AGGAATGAAGGTCATTGAAAACAGAGCCCAGAAGGatgaggagaaaatggaaatccAAGAGATCCAGCTTAAAGAAGCAAAGCACATTGCTGAAGAGGCTGACCGCAAGTATGAAGAG GTGGCTCGTAAGCTTGTGATCATTGAGAGTGACCTGGAGCGGGCTGAAGAACGTGCTGAGCTATCAGAAAG CAAATGTGCTGAGCTTGAAGAGGAGTTGAAAACTGTGACCAACAACCTGAAGTCGCTGGAGGCTCAGGCTGAGAAG TACTCacagaaagaagacaaatatGAAGAGGAGATTAAAGTCCTGACTGACAAACTGAAGGAG GCTGAAACCCGTGCTGAATTTGCTGAGAGGTCAGTAACCAAGCTGGAGAAGAGCATTGATGACCTAGAAG ATGAGCTATATGCTCAGAAACTGAAGTACAAAGCCATCAGTGAGGAGCTGGACCACGCTCTCAACGATATGACTTCCATGTAA
- the TPM1 gene encoding tropomyosin alpha-1 chain isoform X2: MAVMSSLEAVRRKIRSLQEQADAAEERAGRLQREVDQERALREEAESDVASLNRRIQLVEEELDRAQERLATALQKLEEAEKAADESERGMKVIENRAQKDEEKMEIQEIQLKEAKHIAEEADRKYEEVARKLVIIESDLERAEERAELSESKCAELEEELKTVTNNLKSLEAQAEKYSQKEDKYEEEIKVLTDKLKEAETRAEFAERSVTKLEKSIDDLEDELYAQKLKYKAISEELDHALNDMTSM, from the exons ATGGCGGTGATGAGCTCGCTGGAGGCCGTGCGGAGAAAGATCCGGAGCCTGCAGGAGCAGGCGGACGCCGCCGAGGAGCGGGCGGGCCGGCTGCAGCGGGAAGTAGACCAGGAGCGGGCCCTACGGGAGGAG GCTGAGAGCGACGTGGCTTCTCTCAACAGACGCATCCAGCTGGTTGAGGAAGAGTTGGATCGGGCTCAGGAGCGCTTGGCTACTGCCCTGCagaagctggaggaggctgagaaggCTGCAGATGAGAGTGAGAG AGGAATGAAGGTCATTGAAAACAGAGCCCAGAAGGatgaggagaaaatggaaatccAAGAGATCCAGCTTAAAGAAGCAAAGCACATTGCTGAAGAGGCTGACCGCAAGTATGAAGAG GTGGCTCGTAAGCTTGTGATCATTGAGAGTGACCTGGAGCGGGCTGAAGAACGTGCTGAGCTATCAGAAAG CAAATGTGCTGAGCTTGAAGAGGAGTTGAAAACTGTGACCAACAACCTGAAGTCGCTGGAGGCTCAGGCTGAGAAG TACTCacagaaagaagacaaatatGAAGAGGAGATTAAAGTCCTGACTGACAAACTGAAGGAG GCTGAAACCCGTGCTGAATTTGCTGAGAGGTCAGTAACCAAGCTGGAGAAGAGCATTGATGACCTAGAAG ATGAGCTATATGCTCAGAAACTGAAGTACAAAGCCATCAGTGAGGAGCTGGACCACGCTCTCAACGATATGACTTCCATGTAA
- the TPM1 gene encoding tropomyosin alpha-1 chain isoform X13 gives MDAIKKKMQMLKLDKENALDRAEQAEADKKAAEERSKQLEDELVALQKKLKATEDELDKYSESLKDAQEKLELADKKATDAESDVASLNRRIQLVEEELDRAQERLATALQKLEEAEKAADESERGMKVIENRAQKDEEKMEIQEIQLKEAKHIAEEADRKYEEVARKLVIIESDLERAEERAELSESQVRQLEEQLRIMDQALKALMAAEVKYSQKEDKYEEEIKVLTDKLKEAETRAEFAERSVTKLEKSIDDLEDELYAQKLKYKAISEELDHALNDMTSM, from the exons ATGGATGCCATCAAGAAGAAGATGCAGATGCTGAAACTGGACAAGGAGAACGCCTTGGACAGAGCCGAACAAGCCGAAGCGGATAAGAAAGCAGCGGAGGAAAGAAGCAAACAG CTGGAGGACGAGCTGGTGGCTCTACAAAAGAAGCTGAAGGCCACTGAAGATGAGCTGGACAAATACTCCGAGTCCCTTAAAGATGCACAGGAAAAGTTGGAACTGGCTGACAAAAAGGCCACAGAT GCTGAGAGCGACGTGGCTTCTCTCAACAGACGCATCCAGCTGGTTGAGGAAGAGTTGGATCGGGCTCAGGAGCGCTTGGCTACTGCCCTGCagaagctggaggaggctgagaaggCTGCAGATGAGAGTGAGAG AGGAATGAAGGTCATTGAAAACAGAGCCCAGAAGGatgaggagaaaatggaaatccAAGAGATCCAGCTTAAAGAAGCAAAGCACATTGCTGAAGAGGCTGACCGCAAGTATGAAGAG GTGGCTCGTAAGCTTGTGATCATTGAGAGTGACCTGGAGCGGGCTGAAGAACGTGCTGAGCTATCAGAAAG CCAAGTCCGACAGCTGGAAGAACAGTTAAGAATAATGGATCAGGCCTTGAAAGCATTAATGGCTGCAGAGGTTAAG TACTCacagaaagaagacaaatatGAAGAGGAGATTAAAGTCCTGACTGACAAACTGAAGGAG GCTGAAACCCGTGCTGAATTTGCTGAGAGGTCAGTAACCAAGCTGGAGAAGAGCATTGATGACCTAGAAG ATGAGCTATATGCTCAGAAACTGAAGTACAAAGCCATCAGTGAGGAGCTGGACCACGCTCTCAACGATATGACTTCCATGTAA
- the TPM1 gene encoding tropomyosin alpha-1 chain isoform X5: MAVMSSLEAVRRKIRSLQEQADAAEERAGRLQREVDQERALREEAESDVASLNRRIQLVEEELDRAQERLATALQKLEEAEKAADESERGMKVIENRAQKDEEKMEIQEIQLKEAKHIAEEADRKYEEVARKLVIIESDLERAEERAELSESQVRQLEEQLRIMDQALKALMAAEVKYSQKEDKYEEEIKVLTDKLKEAETRAEFAERSVTKLEKSIDDLEDELYAQKLKYKAISEELDHALNDMTSM; the protein is encoded by the exons ATGGCGGTGATGAGCTCGCTGGAGGCCGTGCGGAGAAAGATCCGGAGCCTGCAGGAGCAGGCGGACGCCGCCGAGGAGCGGGCGGGCCGGCTGCAGCGGGAAGTAGACCAGGAGCGGGCCCTACGGGAGGAG GCTGAGAGCGACGTGGCTTCTCTCAACAGACGCATCCAGCTGGTTGAGGAAGAGTTGGATCGGGCTCAGGAGCGCTTGGCTACTGCCCTGCagaagctggaggaggctgagaaggCTGCAGATGAGAGTGAGAG AGGAATGAAGGTCATTGAAAACAGAGCCCAGAAGGatgaggagaaaatggaaatccAAGAGATCCAGCTTAAAGAAGCAAAGCACATTGCTGAAGAGGCTGACCGCAAGTATGAAGAG GTGGCTCGTAAGCTTGTGATCATTGAGAGTGACCTGGAGCGGGCTGAAGAACGTGCTGAGCTATCAGAAAG CCAAGTCCGACAGCTGGAAGAACAGTTAAGAATAATGGATCAGGCCTTGAAAGCATTAATGGCTGCAGAGGTTAAG TACTCacagaaagaagacaaatatGAAGAGGAGATTAAAGTCCTGACTGACAAACTGAAGGAG GCTGAAACCCGTGCTGAATTTGCTGAGAGGTCAGTAACCAAGCTGGAGAAGAGCATTGATGACCTAGAAG ATGAGCTATATGCTCAGAAACTGAAGTACAAAGCCATCAGTGAGGAGCTGGACCACGCTCTCAACGATATGACTTCCATGTAA
- the TPM1 gene encoding tropomyosin alpha-1 chain isoform X11: MDAIKKKMQMLKLDKENALDRAEQAEADKKAAEERSKQLEDDIVQLEKQLRVTEDKRDEVLEELHKSEDSLLSAEENAAKAESDVASLNRRIQLVEEELDRAQERLATALQKLEEAEKAADESERGMKVIENRAQKDEEKMEIQEIQLKEAKHIAEEADRKYEEVARKLVIIESDLERAEERAELSESKCAELEEELKTVTNNLKSLEAQAEKYSQKEDKYEEEIKVLTDKLKEAETRAEFAERSVTKLEKSIDDLEDELYAQKLKYKAISEELDHALNDMTSM, from the exons ATGGATGCCATCAAGAAGAAGATGCAGATGCTGAAACTGGACAAGGAGAACGCCTTGGACAGAGCCGAACAAGCCGAAGCGGATAAGAAAGCAGCGGAGGAAAGAAGCAAACAG TTAGAGGATGACATTGTGCAATTGGAAAAGCAATTGCGTGTGACGGAGGATAAAAGGGACGAAGTGCTGGAAGAGCTACACAAGTCTGAGGATAGCCTCCTCTCTGCAGAGGAGAATGCTGCCAAG GCTGAGAGCGACGTGGCTTCTCTCAACAGACGCATCCAGCTGGTTGAGGAAGAGTTGGATCGGGCTCAGGAGCGCTTGGCTACTGCCCTGCagaagctggaggaggctgagaaggCTGCAGATGAGAGTGAGAG AGGAATGAAGGTCATTGAAAACAGAGCCCAGAAGGatgaggagaaaatggaaatccAAGAGATCCAGCTTAAAGAAGCAAAGCACATTGCTGAAGAGGCTGACCGCAAGTATGAAGAG GTGGCTCGTAAGCTTGTGATCATTGAGAGTGACCTGGAGCGGGCTGAAGAACGTGCTGAGCTATCAGAAAG CAAATGTGCTGAGCTTGAAGAGGAGTTGAAAACTGTGACCAACAACCTGAAGTCGCTGGAGGCTCAGGCTGAGAAG TACTCacagaaagaagacaaatatGAAGAGGAGATTAAAGTCCTGACTGACAAACTGAAGGAG GCTGAAACCCGTGCTGAATTTGCTGAGAGGTCAGTAACCAAGCTGGAGAAGAGCATTGATGACCTAGAAG ATGAGCTATATGCTCAGAAACTGAAGTACAAAGCCATCAGTGAGGAGCTGGACCACGCTCTCAACGATATGACTTCCATGTAA